From Microbacterium sp. LWH7-1.2:
CGAGGTGTTCGAGCGCGACGGCATCCTCGAGCGCGTGCGCGACCTCGGTTCGCGGGTCGTCGAACCGCGCCTGCGCGACCTCGCGTCGCGGCATCCGTCCATCGGCGATGTGCGGGGAATGGGCCTCTTCTGGGCGATCGAGCTCGTCAAGGACCGCGAGACCCGCGAGCAGCTCGTGCCGTTCAACGCGAGCGGAACGGATGCCGCACCCATCACCGCGGTCGCCGCGGCGTGCAAGCGCGACGGCCTGTGGCCCTTCACGCACTTCAACCGCGTGCACGTGGCGCCTCCGCTCGTGATCACCGAGGACGAACTCGTGCGCGGCATCGACATCATCGACCGTGCCCTCTCAGCCGCCGACGAGTACGTCACGCGCTGATCAGCGCCCCTTTCCGACCCCGCGTCCACCGAGGACGCGGGGTCGTCACGCGCCCGAGACCGAATCGTTCCGATGCGCGGGAATGAATCACCCCGGCCCACCGTTATTCCTGTACTCAGCACCATGTGCTGCTCCAGGAGGGGAACGTGGGCAAGAACTACATCGACATCGAGAACGACCAGGGCGAGACGCTGCGCTACCGCAAGCACGTCAATGGTCGTGGCCTCATCGCGCATGGAGCGAAGGTGCACCCGAGCGCCATCGTCGAAGCGGGGGCGTATGTCGAACCGGGCGTGCAGATCGCCGCAGGCGCGCACGTCGGCCGTGGCGTGTGGGTCGAGACGGATGCCGTCATCGGGCCCGACGCCGAGATCGCACCGCATGCCCACATCGGGCCGCGCGCAGCCATCGGCCCGCGCGCCAAGATCGGGGTGCGCACCCAGGTGGGGCACGACGCCCGTGTGGCCGGAGGCTCGCTCATCGGCGACGACGAGACGATCGCCGACGGCGAGCGCGTCGCCACCGACAAGCGAGGGCTGCGCCTGGCCGCCTGACGCCGTCGGCCTGACGCCCGCCCGACGCCCACACCAACGTCGGCCAGGGCTCCTCGAGGGCCGCAACACGCGGAATGCGCGCGACGAACCCGCGTGTCGTGGCACCGGAGGCGTCACGTCGTCGCCACCGCCTAGGCTCGCGTCGTGGTCAGACGCGTCGTCCTCGGCATCCTGGTGCTCGTCCTCGCGGGCACGGCGTACTGGTGGTTCATCGGGCGCGATGACGCCTCCGTGGAGGTCGCACCGACCGCGCCGGGCACTGCCGCCACGATGCCGGCGATCCCTGCCGACGCGTTCGAGATGACGGTCGAGAGCGTCCACGACGGTGACACGCTGCGCGCTCGCGTCGCGGTGCCGAACGCCGTCGTCGGCGATCTCGAGTCCACGCGCGTGCGCCTTCTGGGAATCGACACCCCCGAGATCTCCCCCGAAGCCGACTGCTGGGGCGCGGAGGCGACGGCGAAGCTGACGTCGCTCGTCCCCGTGGGATCGACGATCTGGGTCGCCGCCGACGTCGAGGTGCACGACCAGTACGGCAGGACGCTCCTCTACATCTGGACGCCCGACGGCCGCTTCGTGAACGGCGAGCTCGTCGCGCAGGGCGACGCGCGAGTGGAGGTCTATTCGCCGAACCGGGCTGAGGAGTCGCTGCTGCGCTCGCTCGAGGCCGCGGCCGTCACCGCGGCTGCCGGGCAGTGGGGGGCGTGCGGCTGAGCCGTCGGGAGAACGCGCCGGTCAGGCGAACAGGAAGAGCACGAAGCCGATGAGCGGAAGCGTGCCCTGGATGAGCGCGGGACGCAGGTATCGCAGCCCCGACGTCAGCAGCACGAGTGCGGCGGCGACCATCGAACCGAGGCTGAACAGCACCAGTGCGAGCCCCGCGGCAGCCATCGGCGAGCCGTCTGCACCGGCGTAGATCAGCACGAGCCCGATCACGACCCCGATGGCGAGGAACAGGTTGTAGAAGCCCTGGTTGTACGCCATCGGCTTCGTCGTGTCGGCGGCCGCCTGATCTGCGACGCCGAACCGCTTCCAGATCTTCGGCTGCGTCCACTGGACGCTCTCCATCACGAAGATGTAGACGTGAAGAAGCGCTGCGAGCGCCGCGAAGACCGTAGCCACAATCGTCACCATGAGCGAACCATATCGCCCCGGCTACGCTGAACAGCATGGCGAAGGGCGGGTCGCGCACAGGCGGACGAGGACGCGGCGCATCGGGCAGGCGTCCGGGCGCAGCATCCGGGTCGTCCTCGAAGCCGAAGACCGCGAAGACCCGGCGGCCGCAGCCGTCGCCCGGCCCGTCGCCGACCCCACCCGTTGAGCCCCCCATGCCCGCGGTCTTCACGCTCGGCGCGATCCCGGGTGCGACCCCCGGCAAGTGGATCGACATCTGGAACGAACGGATGCCGCAGACCCGCCTCGAACTCGTGCCGCTGGCCGTCGCCGATCAGCGGTGGGCGCTCCAGGGCGGCGAGGTCGACGCGGCCATCGTCCGGCTGCCGATCGACCAGGACGGCCTCCACGTCATCCCGCTGTACGACGAGGTCCCGGTGGTCGTGTGCGCGAAGGATTCGCACCTCACCGCGGCCGATGAGGAACTCGACGCCGCCGACCTCGTGGGCGAGGTGCTGATCGTTCCGCAGGACGCCGTGCTCGACCTCCATCTTCCCGGCACGGTTGCGCCACGGTTCGACGCCCCCGCCGACACCGGCGAGGCGATCGCGACCGTCGCCGCGGGCGTGGGGATCGTCGTGGTGCCGATGTCGGTGGCGCGGCTGCATCACCGAAAGGACGTCGAGTACCGCCCTTTGAGCGGGGGCCCGATCTCGACGGTCGCCCTCGCGTGGGACGCCGAGCGGACCACCCCGGCGGTCGAGGCGTTCGTCGGTATCGTGCGCGGCCGCACGGCGAACTCGTCGCGCGGCTGAGATCCGGGGCTCCCACGGCGAGAGCGCGAGAGTGAGGGGTGCCGCCCCCAGTCCTGTGCAGCACCCCTCGAGGATCGGCGACGAAGACCTGCAATCGATTCTGCGTCCCGCGTCGGTCTTCTCGGCCGCTCCCCCGACCCCGGTCGGTGAAGCGCAAGCCGTTCCGATGACCAGGAGCACGCAGCATCCGTCCTGATACACGAAAGTGGGAAATCTCAGAAGCCGGCGCCGTGCACCTGGAAGGGGGCCACGATGCCGGTGCGAACGGATGCTGCGGCCAGCGCCTCCGACGGCGCGACGCCCGCGGCGAGCCCCTCGTGCATCGCGGCGAGGAGTTCGCACGCGGCGTCATCGGCGACGATGACAGGTGCCGCGATCACGCTGCGAGCGCCGGCATGGAGCCAGATCCGCGTCATGCCCAACGCTTCCTCGCCCCATCTCACGGAGGAGCGACCCACTTCGCACGCAGAGAGGACGACGGTTGAGGGAACGCGTGGGATCAGATCGATGTCGTACCCGAACAGGGTTCCGTCGGCGAGTTCGAGGCCAGAGAACATCGGGTTGTCCAGCGCATGCCGACCGTGCGCGGCCACATGCAGAACGTCCACCTGAGAGGCGAGAGCGGTGACTTCGGTGACCGTCGCGTCGCCCCCGGTCTTCACCGCCGCACGACTCCATGCTGCGGAACCCGCGGACACCTCCTCCTCTCCGCGAGCGACGCGCGGCCCGACGGCGAAGCCGGCGATGCTCGGAGCACGAGCCGCGCGCGAACGCTGCGCGATCCAGGCGGTCACCGAGGTCGCCACCGAAACCGGGCGATGGACGATTCCCGGGAGCATCATCCATGGGACTCCGGCGAGGATGCCCGCCGCCGTGATCAGAATCCGCTCAGCTCCCGAGAGTGCGCCGACGGGTGCGCACAGGATCCGGGACAACGTCGCGAGCCGCTCGTCGAGCCCGCGGCGCACCACCGCTGCCATCGGTCCGGCGGTGACCGTTGCGGCCATGTCGAGGTCGGCGCGCAGACCCCTCAGCGCCGATCGGGCGGCAGCCCAGTCCAGCCGGACCAGCTGCGTGCTCTGTGGAGAGGCGGCGAGCGCAGCGAGCTCGACGCCGTCGAACACGTAGGACACGAGCACATCGCCGGCGCCCAGTTCAGCGATCGCGTCACGGAGACTCGCACGGACTCGCAGCTCGCCGGCGGCTGTCTGCGACCACTGCCGCTGACGGGCGCGGTCGCTGAGCAGAGCCGCCCGTGGGGTCGCCAGCCAGTCGCCGTCGGGCGCCGCAGTCCGCAGCACGCGCAGCTCGGCCAGATCGGCCGCGAGCTCGGGGTCAGGCGGCGGGCGCAGCGGCGGAAAGGATCCGCTGACCGAACGTGCTCGCTCCGACCACTCGAAGACCGCGGCATGATCTCCAGACCGGAGCGCCGATGCCAGGCCTGTCGTGATCAGCCCGGCCCCTCTCATCGAGGCGGAGACCTGGATATCGAGACTCCCCACGGCACGGCGGGTGCGGTCGAGAAGATCAAGACCGGCGGCCGCGTGGCGCCGGGTGTCCGCTTCTCGCCCCTCGACGGCGGCGGTCGCTGCACGCAATTCGTGCGCAAGGAGCCCGACCTCGAGCGGCGTGCGACGCCCGACCCGCGCCACCGGCAGTGCAGCACGCCGGTCCGTCCGGAGCCTGGCCAGCGCGTCTGTGAGCCTGAGCGCTTCCGCCTCGGAGCCGAATCCGTGAGCCTGGAGAGCGGCGGTGACGTCGGACACCTTCGTGCGCGGGGGCAGCCGCCGCCCCGCCCGCACCGGGCCACCGGTGCGGTCGACGCGCCCGAGCGTGAGACGCGCACGCAGTCCGATCGCCTCGGCGCGCACCGCCCAGCCCGGACTCCCGATCGCGGCGAAGCGCCGCGCAGAGGCGGCCGCTGCACGCGCCGCCCGGGCGGGGTCGTGACTGAGCAGGGAGCGGGCGAGGTTGTAGTCGGCCGTGGCGCGATCGCGCGGCGCGCGATGGCGTCCGAAGGCTTCCGACACCGCCGCAAGGCTTCGCTCCGCCTCCGTCACGAGTCCGGCCTCCCGCAGCACTTCCGCGCGGTCCAGCTCGTTTACGGCAGCCCACATCGCCGACTCGCCGTCCAGTGGCTCACGCACGGACTGCATCGTCTGCAGAGCGGCGACGAGATCGCCCGCGAGCATCAAGGTGTATCCGCGGTTGTGCACGGCGAGGTTCGCCTCGGTGGTCATGCCGGCCTCGCGGTACGCATGCTCGGCTGCCGCCAGGTCGGCCATCGCGGTCTCGAGCTGACCGCGCTGCATGTCGACGAGGCTGCGATTGATCCTCATGTTCGCCTGTCGCACCGGCTCGTCCCGGAGCCCGCTGATGCTCTTATCGAGCCATGCGGCGGCATCGTCGAGGAGGCCACGCTCCAGCGCGAGGGCGCCGAGCTGACCGTGCAGCTGCGCGATCGTCACGTCGTCCAGCCCACCCTGACGGAGCGCCTCGAGGCACAGTCGCTCGCCGGCATCCACGTCTCCGGTGCGCGCGAGCACGTACGCGGTCGTGCCCACGATGCGCGCCATCAGGTTGCGGTCGCCGTCGCGCTCGGCTGCCGTGCTCGCCTCGGCGAGCACACGCCGCGCGTCTGCGTAGCGACCGAGATTGGCGAGCTCGACGCCGCGGGCATACGAAGCCCCCGCGTCGATACGAGTCCCCATGGAGCAATCATGGCGCCAAGAGCGCCTGCGGGCCACGCCGGATCCCGCCTCGGGCGCTACCCGGCGGGAAGCCGCGACCGATCCAGCGCTGTGATCGACTCCCGTGCCTCCTCCACAGGATCCTTCTTGCTGCTCACGGCGGAGGGACGCATCAGCCGCGGGGCGAGCTTCGCCGCGACGCTTCCCGCCACGAACGGCGCGGCGAACGAGGTGCCGCTCCAGACGGCGAAGCCGCCCTCATCGCCGTTGTCGAAGTCGTCCGGGTCGAGGCTCTGCCGGCGGCGTTCCGCGCGGTCGTTGCGGGACCCGGCCTGCAGCCCACCCTCGAAGGAAGGGAACACGCTCAGCACCGACGTGCCCGGCGCATAGAGGTTCACCCACTCCCCGATGTTGCTGAACAGGGCGACCGACGTCCGCTGCGGGTTGAGTGCACCGACCGCGAAGTGCTTCGCACCTCCGTCAGGTTCGTCGAAGCTGAGGAGCGGGTCGCCCCAGTTGTACAGCGCCGCGGGGAAGGTCGGCCGCTCGGTCGCGTCGTTTCCAGCCGAGCACACGATGACGCACCCCCTCGACCTCAGGTTCCGCAGCGCCTCGAACAGGCGGAGGCTGAACCGGCCATCCTCCGGGGTCTCGTGGTAGTAGCCGAGCGAGAGGTTCAGGACGTCCAGATGATGGGGGTCCTCATCGGTGCCTGCGTCCATCCAGTCCGCGACCTGTTCGAGCGCCGTGATGAGCTCGCTCTCGAGGACGCTGCCGTTGCTGTCCGCCACGCGGATCGCGATGAGGTCGGCGTCAGGACAGACCTGACGGAGTACGCCCGCCACGAACGTCCCATGCCCGGCGGCATCATCGAGGAAGCCGTCGAGGGGACCGGCGAGGTCGCCGAAGCGCTCGGGGTCCGTCGCCGGGTCGTTGACGCCGATGACACCGGAGCCGTCTGCGGCATCGATGGTGCGCACGACGGACCGGCCGTCGGGCGCCGTGAACCAGGGATGCTCGCCGCAGCCGGTGTCGACGAATGCGATCACGGGCCGCCGGCCGCCCTCTGCGAGCGTGTGCCGATCGGCCGGCGGGGCGCCGATGTAGGTGACCAGTTCGAGCCCGCCGGAGCCCGGATACGCGTATCCGTCGGTGCCGCTCGGGTTCGTCCGGCCGTGCGGATTCGTCCGGCCATGCGGGTTGGTGCGTCCGTGCGGATTCGTCCGTCCGTGCGGATTCATGTCGATCGGGTCCACCCCGAGGACGTGGTCGAGGCTCACCTGGGCGAGCACTGGGTCATCGGTCGCCCTGACGCGGCGCGCCTTCACGTCGGGCTCCGCCGCGGCTTCGGCACGGTGCGGCGGGTCGTTCGCGATGGCCGCCTCCAGCGACACACTCCGCGTGGCGGCCGCCCGAGCGGTGAGGTCGACATCTTCCGCCTCGGCCTCGCCCCGCGCGAGGCTGCGGGGTGCTACACCCATCCGCTCGGCGATGAGAACGTCGCGGCGTGCCTGCTGCAGCAGGCGCCAAGCGTCCACGGGCGGAACGGGCTCGTCGTCGCGCCCCTCCCGCGGCGCCTGGACGATGCGAGCGCGCGAAAGTGCCGCCGTGTCCTTCCCACTCGGCAGCGGCTCCAGCTCCACGTCCCACCCCAGCTTCGCTCCTGCCCCCTTAAGCGCCTGCTCGGCGGCGCCGGGGTCTCCTGAGATCACCAGGTGCCCGGGCACGTACACCGTGTCGTAGGCCTGCAGATCGGGGACCGGCTCACGGCGCGGGTCGAGGACGACGCCCTTCGGCTCACCCGCGACCTCTCGCTCTCGCCAGGTGCGCCGCTGCTCGCTCTCGCCCTTCGCCATGTCTTCTCCTCACACACATGGGAGCCGCGACCCCCAGGCCGCGGCATCCGTCTTCGTATCTCGAACTGGTTGTCAGACTTCGAACTGCGGGGTCTGGAAGTCGCGCATCGCGCCGTCGGCGTCGCGCACCACCAGACGAAGCCGCGCCATCCCCGGCGTGACCTCGTCGAAGGCGAAGCGTCCGTGCTCGCCCGGTTCGGCCGACCACTCGCGGTCGCCCTGGATCAATCGGATGGCGAGGGCCGTGGCATCCACCCACCCGTCCACACGACGCCCGCCGTCCTCCGTGGCGGTGACGTGCAGCAGCACGCTGGTCGTGCCGTCGCTGAACTGCAGGGTCGCGGTGTCGGTCTCGCCGCGCACGGCGGCGAACGTCCCCTCGACGAGCGTCAGGAGGGCGTACTCCCTCGACAGGTCCTCGACGGCGACCGCCGCGACCATCCGGTCGACGAGGTCGGCCGGCACCGGGTCGACGTGCTCCCACATGCGCCGCATTCGTGCGAAGAGCGCGGCGTCGGCCGCAAAATCCTCAGTTTCCATCGTCGTCACCTCTCCATCCGTCTCCCTCGAGTACGGCGCGTAGCTTCGCGAGGCAGCGCTGGCGGGTCGGTCCGATCGATCCGATGGGCATCGCGAGGTCTTCGGCGATGCGGGCGTAGTCGGGGCGGTCCTCGAACGCGACGATCCGCAGCAGGCGCTGGCATCGGTCGTTGAGCGTGGCCACTGCGGTCCAGAGACGACGGGTCTCGTCGTCCTGCGCGGCGGTCTGCTCGGCGGATTCGTGGACCGGAAGGTGCGGTTCGAGCGACTCGGCCTCCGTGGCATCGGCACGCCGATGCTGTTTGCCGACCCGCCACGCCTCACGGCGCGCGCACATCGTGAGCCACCCCGACACCGCGAGGGGGTCGTTGATGGTCTCGTGACGACGCACGAGTGTCAGCCAGGTCGTCTGCACGACGTCCTGCGCCAACGCATGGTCGAGCCCGTACGCCCTCACGACGTGCCATAGCGGCGGCGTCATCAGGCGAACGAGTTCGTCCATCGCACGGCTGTCGCCATCACGCCACCGCACGAAGAGTGCGGCGGCGCGCTCCCATCGCGCCGGCTCCACGGAGTCGACGGATGGTTCGGCGCCAGCCTGCGTCATAGCGCCCATTCTGTCCACACCATGCCCGAGCGCGGTAGTGCAGGTTTGATACACGGATACCGCGTGAACACCCACGGTTTCCGCCGTCTCCCAGCTTCACCGGGCGGAGACCTAGACTGCGTGCATGACGACCGCGCCGCTGCTCTATGTCTGCGTGCGCCCGCAGCTGGGTGCGGCGGCCGCCGAATACGAGTCCTTCCGCGCCGCGATGCACCTCGACGAGAGCCGTCTCGCCCACCACGACCTGGTGCGCGAGCCGCTCCCCGACGACGCGTTCGAGCGCTACGCCGGGTTCCTCGTGGGCGGCAGCCCGTTCAACGTGACCGACCCCGAGTCGACGAAGACCGACGCACAGCGGCGCCTCGAAGCGGGTCTCGCGCGCATCGCCGAGCGCACCGCGACGGGCGACGGACCGGCCGCCCTCTTCACCTGCTACGGCATCGGCATCGCCACCCGCACGCTCGGCGGCACCGTGAGCCGCGCCTTCCCCGAAGACACCGGCCCGGTGGCGGTGCAGCTCACGAAGCAGGCCTCGTCCGACCCGCTGTTCGGCCGTCTCGCCAACCGCTTCGCGGCGCTCACCGCCCATAAGGAGGGCACCGAGAGCCTGCCCCCTGGCGCGGTCCTCCTGGCGCGCAACGACGGATGCCCCGTCCAGGCGTACCGCGTGGGCGACCGGCTCTACGCGACGCAGTTCCACCCCGAGCCGACGACGAAGGCGTTCACCGAGCGCATGGCGGTGTACCGCGACGACGGCTACTTCGATTCGGCGGACTACGATGCGATCGCCGGACGCGTGCTCGCAGCATCCGTCACGGAACCCACCCGTCTGCTGCGGGCGTTCGCCGACCGCTTCGCGGCCGGCTGACTCAGGCTTCGGCGTTGCGAAAGGCGATCACCGCGCGCGCCGCGGTGCCGATCAGCGCGGTGCCGAGGATCACGGCGGCGACGATGATGGCCGTCACCCCGATCGCGGTGCTGTGCGGCTCACCCGCCAGCCGGCCGACAGCGACCCAGACCAGCCCCCACGCGAGGGCGAGCGCGGGTGCGAGACGCCAGTGGCTCGCGAGCTCGATCCCGAGCCCGATGACGGCGACGGCGATCAGCACGACGACGCCCCACAGGTCCGCCGATGACTCCCACTCGGGCGGGCCGATCGACGTCAGCCACGCCGCGATGTTCGCGACGGTGGCGAGCGTCACCCAGCCCAGGTGCAAACCTGTCACCCCGTCGACGAGCAGCCGGTCGGCCCAGCCGCCGGCGGGCTCGATGACGGTGCGGCTGAACGTGACGCCCAGAAGCGCCAGCAGGACGATGATCGCGAGCACCGTGAGCGCGAGTGATCCGAACTGGGCCGTCACGAGCCACAGCCCGTTGAGCGCCATCGTGCCGGCGATCAGGTAGCCGAGCGCCCGCTGCCGCTCGCTGCCGCGTTGACGCGGCAGCGCCTGCCACACGGTGTAGGCGAACAGGCCGACGTAGATCACGGTCCAGATCGAGAAGGCCGGACGCGCCGGCGCGAGGTACGAGCCGTCCTGGTCGAGCGCGCCGTTCTGCAGGTCCTGCACCGGTGTGCCGCCGAACAGTCCGGTGCCGACCATCGCAGCCACGATCATGAAGCAGAACGCGCTGATGACGATGATCTGCCGGGCGAGGTCCTTGGCGGTCATGCTCACACGGTAGGACGGGCATCACCCCTGGACGAGGGCTCTTGACATCGGTGACGACGGCCGATAGCGGTCCGCCTCACGCGCCACGTGGCGGGTCCAAGAGCAGCGCGACACGCTCGGAGAGGTACGCCTCGAGCGGCATGAGTCCCCCGGCGGCGCTCCACCTCACGCTGGGCACGCCGTCAGCGGAGTACAGCGGGGCGGATGCCTCGCCTCTGTCGACCGCGCCGGGCTGCAGCATCCGCCATCCGATGTGCACGGTCTCGCCCTCCGCGAAGCCGCCGCGGCGTGCGGCCGCGGCGAGCTCGGCGCGGTGTCGCTGCGATTCGGCGGCGTAGCCGCGCCGGGCCTCCTGGCGGGCACGGAGGATGTCGCCGGTCGCGAAGACGGCGTCGTCGGTGAGCAGGAGCACGCCGAGGTGCCACGCCGCGCCCCGGCGTTCGATCCGCGGTGCGCGCGCCACCCCCAGGAAACGCTTGGGCACCACCAGCTCGCCGAGGGCCTCGCGGGGCGCGCCGGCGAGCCGCGATCGTGCGGCGTCGAGAAGCTCGAGGGTGCTCACGCCATGTCGTCCCGCAACGACGGGCTCGCCTTCAGCCGCTCGCCGCGCAGCGCCATGCCGATGAGGGGGAACAGGAGCACGGACAGCATGCCGCCCGCGACGAGCACGGTCTGCTGCGTGGTGTCGAGGATCTTCTCGTCCACGCCGATCTGGGTGACGGCGACGATGATCGGGAGCCCGGTCGCGCCCAGGAGTGCGATCGAGAGGCGCTCGCGGCGAGACGACCCCTCCGGCGCCGCGAGGGTCGACGGCAGACCGCGGACCACGAACAGGGCGACGAGCACGACCGGCACGAGCCAGAACAGCACCGGGTCGTCGAGCAGCGACTGCAGGTCGAACGTGATGCCGGTGTAGATGAAGAAGATGGGGACGAGGAAGCCGAAGGCGACGCCTTCGATCTTGCTCTCCACGGCGTGACGGTCGTGCTCCGATGCATCGCGCATGAGGAGGCGCCAGATGATGCCCGCGGTGAAGGCCCCGAGCAGCATGTCGAGGTCGAGGATGACGCTGAGCGCGACGAGAGCGGCGAGGATCACGAAGACCACGCGGATCGCGAACTGCCCGGAGGTGTGCAGCGTCGAGTTGACGAACGAGTGCATCGCACCCCGCGGCACGCGGAACGCGAGCCAGAGTGCGAGGCCCGCGAAGAGCGCGAACAGCGCGAGCACGATGGTGGAGAGCCCGGGCTCGCGTCCGCCGAGGAAGATCGAGATGGCGATGAGGGGTCCGAACTCGCCGACGGCGCCGATCGCCGCGACCGCCTTGCCGAACGGCGTGGGCAGCTCGCCGGCGTCCCGCAGGATCGGCAGGAGGGTACCGAGCGCGGTCGAGCACAGCGCGACGCCGATCACGATGGCGGCCTCACCGGGGGCGAGCAGCCAGCCCGCGGCGACGCCGGCGGCGAGGCTGAGAAGCCAGCCGAGCGACGCGCGGCGGCCGAGCCGCCCGCGGAACGACCCGAACTCGATCTCGGTGCCGGCGACGAAGAACAGCATCGCGAGGCCGAAGTTGGCCAGCGTGGCGACGAGGGGGGTGGGGCCTGTCCATCCGAGCACCGCCGGACCGATCAGGATGCCCAGCAGCAGCTCGAACACCACCACCGGCACCCGCACCCAGTGGCCGAGTGCTCGCGCCAGCAGCGGCGCGAGGACCGCCATCAGCGGGATGAGCAGGAGCGTCGCGGGTGTGAGACCGTCCACGCGAACAGACTAGCCAGGGTCACCCCGTCGAGGAGGGCTCCAGCTGGCGCTCCGGCGGCGTCAGCTCGGCGCGGTCGCGCTGATGGCCGATGAGCGCCAGGACCACCCCGCCCGCGAGCCACACGCCGAGGATCGTCCACTGCGCCCAGGTGGAGGCATCCGGGAAGTACATCACCGAGCGCAGCAGGTTCGCCGATGCCCCCGGCACGAAGAACTGACCCACGGCGCCCCAGGGCTCCGGGAGGAACTGCGGCGGCTGCGCCGCACCGGCGATCGGGTTCGCGATGAACATCGTGATGATCGCGCCGACCGCGATCCCCGGAGGGCCCATCAGCGCGGCGAGCCCGATGATGAGCGCGGAGGTCGCCGTCACGCCGAGGCCGAGCACCGCCGCGTTGAGCAGCCAGTCCCCGGTGAGGATGCCGAACCAGGTCTGCATCACCAGCGCGATGAGCGCGCCGGCCGCGACCCCGAAGACGAGGAGGCCCACCAGGCGGCGGACGATGCCCTGCACCAGCAGCGTCAGCAGGATGCCGCCGAGCATGCCGCCCAGCACCATCGGGAAGACGGATGCTGCGAGCCCGGCGCCGATGCTGTCGCCGTCGGCCAGCG
This genomic window contains:
- a CDS encoding cation:proton antiporter, with the translated sequence MDGLTPATLLLIPLMAVLAPLLARALGHWVRVPVVVFELLLGILIGPAVLGWTGPTPLVATLANFGLAMLFFVAGTEIEFGSFRGRLGRRASLGWLLSLAAGVAAGWLLAPGEAAIVIGVALCSTALGTLLPILRDAGELPTPFGKAVAAIGAVGEFGPLIAISIFLGGREPGLSTIVLALFALFAGLALWLAFRVPRGAMHSFVNSTLHTSGQFAIRVVFVILAALVALSVILDLDMLLGAFTAGIIWRLLMRDASEHDRHAVESKIEGVAFGFLVPIFFIYTGITFDLQSLLDDPVLFWLVPVVLVALFVVRGLPSTLAAPEGSSRRERLSIALLGATGLPIIVAVTQIGVDEKILDTTQQTVLVAGGMLSVLLFPLIGMALRGERLKASPSLRDDMA